The DNA sequence ACATGTCTAAAAATAATTCTATACTCTAGTACTTCTTTACTTGATTTAATATCATAATCTATTAAAGAATATCTATTTTCAATCATATTAGCAAGCCATCTACTTCCCATGAAGTATAATCTATCTACATCATCATCTCTTTCAATTACATCTAGTAGAATATTTTTATTTTTTGAAATTAAGGCTTTGCAAATATCAATAATCATATTATGTACTAAAGATGCCATTCTAATTAAGATTCTACTTAATGGATATTCATATGGTCTAAGAATTACTTGTATTGTAATATTATTCATAGACTCTTCTATAATTTCTGCCCCTGCCATTTTACTTTTTATAAATTTTCTTATTTTCTCCATACCTTCAAATTCAGGCTCAATTTCTGAAAGATCTAATTTTATTATATCATATCCACCTATGTAAGCTGCCATTATTTTTCTAATAAGAAAACCAGCATCTTTCTCTTTTTCTTTTATAACTATTTCTTTTTCTTTTTTCTTTGAATTAATTGTTGATATGCGAATACTACCATCATCCATTATTTGTAAATCTACTTCAGATTTAGCTCCTAAACCTTTTGATTCAATCCATTCTTTAGGTAAAGCT is a window from the Candidatus Methanomethylicota archaeon genome containing:
- a CDS encoding phosphate uptake regulator PhoU, producing the protein MVVRRIQKVGTSTYTVALPKEWIESKGLGAKSEVDLQIMDDGSIRISTINSKKKEKEIVIKEKEKDAGFLIRKIMAAYIGGYDIIKLDLSEIEPEFEGMEKIRKFIKSKMAGAEIIEESMNNITIQVILRPYEYPLSRILIRMASLVHNMIIDICKALISKNKNILLDVIERDDDVDRLYFMGSRWLANMIENRYSLIDYDIKSSKEVLEYRIIFRHVERVADHVCKIATVLLNSINNIDDNIVEIIKELLEKTGGIFVKSINCVKSINVLDANKVIHDARDLVKKIEEFLVNEKIDDLIIILDSIKRISEYGIGISEIVFNISVN